A genomic window from Chloroflexota bacterium includes:
- a CDS encoding cytochrome c3 family protein yields the protein MKTAPVSQFMDGKHVTKGLQCTACHTAMPPKGAPETKTCLSCHKNTYTAMAEVTAKVSPNPHSSHEGEIPCVDCHKGHEPFVYGCGKAGCHSEYSSNRFK from the coding sequence ATGAAGACTGCGCCCGTTTCTCAGTTCATGGATGGCAAACACGTCACGAAAGGGCTGCAGTGCACCGCTTGCCACACAGCGATGCCACCCAAAGGCGCGCCTGAAACCAAGACATGCTTGAGTTGCCACAAGAACACGTACACCGCGATGGCGGAGGTCACGGCGAAGGTAAGCCCAAACCCCCACTCCTCGCACGAAGGTGAAATTCCGTGCGTGGACTGTCACAAAGGGCACGAGCCATTCGTGTATGGATGTGGCAAAGCCGGATGTCACTCCGAGTACTCATCAAACCGTTTCAAGTAA
- a CDS encoding cupredoxin domain-containing protein — protein MRKLILLVAVLVVTMLVVACGSSKPAVVMDEPVPAGADGAQIVNLSFNTTDISPATVTVKAGQKVLFVVKNTDPKEDHNVVSQDLGIKEILVVPGQTARRLWTPTAKPGEYPTGCTIHPDIRMKIVVQ, from the coding sequence ATGCGGAAATTGATTCTACTCGTTGCAGTTCTAGTTGTGACGATGCTGGTCGTCGCATGCGGCAGTTCCAAGCCTGCCGTGGTCATGGATGAACCAGTCCCTGCCGGCGCTGACGGCGCGCAAATTGTCAATCTGTCTTTCAATACAACCGACATTTCCCCGGCGACCGTGACCGTCAAAGCTGGACAAAAGGTACTCTTTGTCGTCAAGAACACTGATCCAAAAGAGGATCACAACGTCGTCAGCCAAGATTTAGGCATCAAGGAAATTCTCGTCGTTCCCGGACAAACCGCGCGCCGCTTGTGGACGCCGACCGCCAAGCCAGGTGAGTACCCGACCGGTTGCACGATTCACCCCGACATTCGGATGAAGATCGTCGTTCAGTGA
- a CDS encoding response regulator transcription factor, with amino-acid sequence MAKLLLIEHNKSLTALIQHVLRADQGLQLVGCASNVHQALQLLATTTPDLILIDAPLPDIGFAEVILLALERAPTSKIILLADDWGTRYLRAAIRYGVSGCVRKDRLATDLIPVAKRLLHISLAEHQYAPFVRAKNN; translated from the coding sequence GTGGCGAAATTGTTGCTGATTGAGCACAACAAGTCGTTAACCGCTTTGATCCAGCACGTATTGCGCGCAGATCAAGGGTTGCAGTTAGTCGGGTGCGCGTCGAATGTTCACCAAGCGTTACAACTCCTCGCGACAACAACTCCGGACTTGATCCTGATAGATGCGCCGCTCCCCGACATTGGTTTTGCCGAGGTGATTCTGCTCGCGCTGGAAAGAGCGCCGACGAGTAAAATCATTCTGCTAGCGGACGATTGGGGCACGCGCTACTTGCGCGCCGCCATACGCTACGGCGTCAGTGGTTGCGTCAGAAAAGACCGGCTCGCCACCGACCTGATCCCGGTTGCCAAACGACTGCTCCACATCTCACTCGCGGAACACCAATACGCTCCCTTCGTCCGCGCCAAAAATAATTGA
- a CDS encoding dehalogenase, with translation MMWLVTGVIIGVVGWWLVSWTRAHKIGVTWYEWLLAVLALGLGLLALQNYYAFLREMEPNAAVVMLALLGVPALILAGLAVFLVWWQGRTTKPTKA, from the coding sequence ATGATGTGGCTTGTTACAGGTGTGATCATTGGCGTCGTGGGTTGGTGGCTCGTCTCCTGGACGCGCGCACACAAAATCGGCGTCACGTGGTACGAATGGTTGCTCGCCGTGCTCGCGCTCGGGCTAGGATTGCTCGCGCTCCAAAACTATTACGCGTTCCTGAGAGAAATGGAACCGAATGCCGCTGTGGTGATGCTGGCGTTGTTGGGAGTGCCGGCGCTGATTCTAGCCGGGCTTGCCGTTTTTCTGGTGTGGTGGCAAGGACGCACAACCAAACCGACCAAAGCATGA
- a CDS encoding reductive dehalogenase, translating to MASNLTRREFLKDLGLLGAGVTLAPAAISGANIFDWDNEKTPQLHRPSWVNTSSSPTMEIDWDKMQRFREWRTTRGSFAEYVGKERDERLTKLQTENLDRFLRQNKPGYTLKDRALGVATGQGAGAQGFLPPKDATTPDKLGVAKWTGSPEDAAIMVTAAMRHLGAGTVGFVELDSRTTEKLIYAEDPDKKVMEIADVAQPSEDDKKRVIPKKARWVIVWTVPMSQETMKAAPTVLCQLTTGLTYTLNRSIQLRLQYFLAGLGYLGLGEASTNALGISPALGTMAGLGEMSRLNRLITPEWGPITRVFKMVTDLPLAPTKPINAGIMQFCKVCKKCADFCPSKALSFDTEPTWQTRGGWNNPGHKAFFEDSTKCRAYWRQVGTNCGLCFTACPFGTKNQAFFHEFRNALVSATPVFDSALKAVDDWLNPGPANPELGDPFKNPEAWWKRTDLPIYGINTSSGLSDI from the coding sequence ATGGCATCGAATTTAACCCGCCGAGAATTTTTGAAAGACCTCGGTTTGCTCGGCGCTGGTGTTACGCTCGCCCCAGCCGCAATTAGCGGCGCCAACATTTTCGATTGGGACAACGAAAAGACGCCCCAGTTGCATCGCCCTAGCTGGGTGAACACATCCAGCTCACCCACGATGGAAATTGACTGGGACAAGATGCAACGCTTTCGCGAGTGGCGCACGACGCGCGGCAGTTTCGCCGAATATGTGGGAAAGGAACGCGACGAGCGGTTGACCAAACTGCAAACCGAAAACTTGGATCGGTTCCTCAGGCAAAACAAACCGGGCTATACGCTCAAGGATCGCGCGCTCGGCGTGGCAACAGGACAAGGCGCGGGCGCACAAGGGTTTCTGCCACCCAAAGACGCGACCACGCCAGACAAACTCGGCGTCGCAAAATGGACCGGCTCGCCGGAAGATGCGGCGATCATGGTGACGGCGGCAATGCGCCACCTGGGCGCGGGCACCGTTGGCTTTGTGGAATTGGATTCGCGCACGACCGAGAAACTAATCTACGCCGAAGACCCGGACAAGAAAGTAATGGAAATCGCGGATGTGGCTCAACCGTCCGAGGACGACAAGAAACGCGTTATTCCGAAAAAAGCGCGCTGGGTGATTGTGTGGACCGTGCCGATGTCGCAAGAGACGATGAAAGCCGCGCCCACCGTGTTGTGCCAGCTCACCACCGGGTTGACCTACACGTTAAATCGCAGCATCCAATTGCGCTTGCAGTACTTTCTCGCCGGGTTGGGTTATCTGGGTCTGGGCGAAGCCAGCACGAACGCGCTCGGCATCTCGCCCGCGCTCGGCACGATGGCGGGCTTGGGTGAAATGTCGCGCTTGAATCGCTTGATCACACCCGAATGGGGTCCCATCACGCGCGTGTTCAAGATGGTCACCGACCTGCCGCTCGCGCCGACCAAACCGATCAACGCCGGCATCATGCAGTTCTGCAAAGTCTGCAAAAAGTGCGCGGATTTTTGCCCGTCCAAGGCGTTGAGTTTCGACACCGAACCGACCTGGCAAACGCGTGGCGGGTGGAACAACCCAGGACACAAGGCGTTCTTTGAAGATTCGACCAAGTGCCGCGCGTATTGGCGGCAGGTCGGCACGAACTGCGGTCTCTGCTTCACCGCGTGTCCGTTCGGCACCAAGAACCAAGCATTCTTCCACGAATTCCGCAACGCACTCGTCTCCGCGACGCCGGTCTTTGACAGCGCGCTCAAGGCGGTGGACGACTGGCTCAACCCAGGTCCCGCGAATCCGGAACTGGGCGATCCCTTCAAGAACCCGGAAGCGTGGTGGAAACGCACCGACTTGCCGATTTACGGCATCAACACGTCTTCGGGTCTCAGTGACATCTAG